GTGCTGAATCTGCTGACGCGACTGCAGAAGAAGTATCACCTCAGCTATCTGTTCATCACGCACGATCTCGCGGTGATGCGTGCGATGGCGCATCGTGTGATCGTGATGAAGGCGGGGCGTGTCGTCGAAGCCGGCGATACGCTCGACGTGCTGCGTGCGCCGTCGCATCCTTATACGCAGTCGTTGCTGGCGTCGTCGATGATAGGGGCGTCGGCTTAGCGATCGCCGGTTGCGGCTCGCGTTATGCGAGTGCTTCCGGCGGATTCACTTCGACCGTCACATGCGACAGCCCTTCGAATCGCTTCAGCATCGCGTGATAGAACCGCGTGTCGCGGCGCGGCTCATGCGTCGCGACGGAAACCACCGCACTCATATGTCCGGGGCCGACACGCCACACGTGCAGATCGAGCACCGTGTCGCCGGCGCGTTCGATCGCGTGCCGCATGTCTTCAGTCATCCGCTGATCGGGACTCATGTCGAGCAGGATCGCCCCCGTGTCGCGCATCAGACCGTATGACCAGTTCGCGATCACGACCGCGCCGATCATGCCCGCGAGCGGGTCCATCCACAGCCATCCGAACTGCCGCGCGAGGACGAGACCGACGATCGCGAGCGCGGACACCGCAGCGTCGGCCATCACGTGGATATAAGCCGAACGTATGTTGTGATCGCGATGCGCGCCGTGAGCGTGATGCGAGTGATGGCTGCCGCTGGCTGTCGGTTCGTCGTGCGAATGCGCGTGAGCGTCGTGGGTGTGCGAATGGTGGTGATCGTGGCTGTGTGAATGTCCGTGATGATCGCCGCGCAGCAGCCACACGCTCGCGAGATTGACGAGCAGGCCGACTACGGCGATGGGAATCGCTTCGTCGAACCGGATCGGCACCGGCGACAGAAACCGCGACACCGCTTCGTAACCGATCAGCACCGCGATCATCGCGAGCGCGATCGCACTCGTGAACCCCGCGAGATCGCCGAGCTTGCCGGTGCCGAACACGAAGCGAGAATCAGTCGCGTGCCGACGCGCATACGTGTAGGCGAGCGCCGCGATCAGCATTGCGCCTGCATGCGTCGACATATGCAATCCATCGGCGACGAGCGCGAGCGAACCGAACACACTGCCGCCGACGATTTCCGCCGTCATCATTGCCGCGCACAACGCAATGACCGCCCACGTTCTGCGTTCGTTCTGCTGATGCGCGGCACCGAGGAATACGTGATCGTGCGCGGCGCGAAACGGACCGCTGCCGAACGGGTTTTTATCGTTGCTCATGTGCCGCCCTACCTGAAGTAACTGTGAACCACGTCGATCAACTGTTCCGTCGCGCTTTCGGACGGATCGTCGTCGACCTCTGCATCGACGAGGTGATTCCTGATGTGATCCTCCAGCACGGTCGCGAGCAGACCATTCATTGCGCCGCGACAACTGGTGATCCGCTGCAGCACTGTTGCGCATCCATGCTCGTCTTCGAGCGCGCGTTCGATGGCTTCGACTTGCCCCTTGATGCGCCGGACGCGATTAAGCAGCTTCTGTTTGTCCTGAATCGTATGACCCATGCGGATGCTCCTCTATACCGGGGCGAGTATAGAATTTCGCGTGGCTTGTGTATAGGGGGTGGGGGTATATGGAAAAGACTGGAAAAAACGATTGCACGCAGCCGCGTGCAGCGGCCGCATGCGATCTGATGCTTACGACAAGGTCATATTTGCCCGAGTAGCAGCAGCACGATTACGACGATCAGTACGACGCCGAGAAGGCCGGTTGGCCGATAGCCCCAGCCGCGGCTATACGGCCAGCTTGGAAAGGCGCCGATCAGCAGCAGGATCAGCACGATCAGCAGAATGGTTCCGAGGGTCATGGTCGTCTCCGTTACGGCTCGTGGCCGGATAGTCGATCAGGAAAGGCGAGGAAGGGGCGCACGCGCAGCTGGTGAGAGCGCACGCATACGCAGGCAGCGGTGCGCGGGTGGTACATCGCGCAACCGCTGTCCTTGCTTTCGATTCAGCAAGCCGTGTGCCCAGTGGGAAGGTCAGCAAGCGGCAGCGCAAAGGATCACATGCAAGCCCACACAGAGCGCGAGCATGACGCACGCCATTGAGCGTGCTGAGCCCTTCGGCGGCGAAGCCCGCGGGAAGAATGACTGCCTTGTCACGAAGGCAAACGGCGCGAGGGCTGATCTCGTCTCGGACCACCAGGCAGAGTGAACGTGGCGCCCACTTAGGCGAGTGCCACCGAGGCCGCACACGGAAAGGAGAAGCTTCGTGTCAGCGGCTTTCTTTTGCCTACTTTTCTTTGCCGCGGCAAAGAAAAGTAGGTGCCGCCCCGCACAGGGGCAACGCTTGCGCCGCGAGGCGCGAATTAGCACCACCACGCGAAAAAACAAAAAAAAGCACAAGCAAAAAACCAGGCACAGTATGCGTTCACACGCTACTCACCTCCGCACAGGTATCGCACACATGCGTCGCATGCGCCTCACGCTCAACCCACATCGAATCACCGAACTCATGCGTCCGATACCCGCCAGCTTCGAGAGCAGCGGTAACCCGCATCAACGTCGCCGCCCCAGCGAACGCCCGCAACAACGCATAGTGGCTCGAGTCAGGCTCATGCGTCCCCGACACGATCACATCGACCGCCCGCAACCGTGTATGCGGACCGATACGCTGAGTCGCAAGGCCATCACCCGCATGCACGATGCCATCGACCCGCGCCGAATGCTCGAGC
This portion of the Paraburkholderia flava genome encodes:
- the dmeF gene encoding CDF family Co(II)/Ni(II) efflux transporter DmeF encodes the protein MSNDKNPFGSGPFRAAHDHVFLGAAHQQNERRTWAVIALCAAMMTAEIVGGSVFGSLALVADGLHMSTHAGAMLIAALAYTYARRHATDSRFVFGTGKLGDLAGFTSAIALAMIAVLIGYEAVSRFLSPVPIRFDEAIPIAVVGLLVNLASVWLLRGDHHGHSHSHDHHHSHTHDAHAHSHDEPTASGSHHSHHAHGAHRDHNIRSAYIHVMADAAVSALAIVGLVLARQFGWLWMDPLAGMIGAVVIANWSYGLMRDTGAILLDMSPDQRMTEDMRHAIERAGDTVLDLHVWRVGPGHMSAVVSVATHEPRRDTRFYHAMLKRFEGLSHVTVEVNPPEALA
- a CDS encoding metal/formaldehyde-sensitive transcriptional repressor, which translates into the protein MGHTIQDKQKLLNRVRRIKGQVEAIERALEDEHGCATVLQRITSCRGAMNGLLATVLEDHIRNHLVDAEVDDDPSESATEQLIDVVHSYFR
- a CDS encoding DUF3309 family protein gives rise to the protein MTLGTILLIVLILLLIGAFPSWPYSRGWGYRPTGLLGVVLIVVIVLLLLGQI